The genomic window caccgaaaccgttctttccgacaaatctcgtttctacgcgtctattttgggtggtaataaactctgcaccggttgtgttgtgtggacacaaggtccagttgaagtaggtcggcgttcgcagtcacacttagtgagataaacctcttcctctacgtttacgaaggacactaccacctgcggaaaagcgtccgacaccacctccgcctccagggccagcagtacgctgccgcgtaatacaatcaacgtcaaagagccaagtcatccggctcatACAGGGTAgcgcgaagctttatcgccacccggttcactcggttacctcgacccaaagcgcccaccaccaccaacggcgcctactattatcacgggcatcaccatcagtaGTACCTCCGCCAATCCttccattagcgccaaccacgagcgcaacaaccaccagacgtaccgccaccaccagctgcaacgcacacagcggggccgcgaacataggcctgcggccactaatgttaacacctacaacaggcggtaccaccgacaacaatgctagccgcatctttatcagctacgtccataccggctataacaatactagcgcaaccctatcagctacgtccataccggctacaacaatactagccgcatctttatcagcaacgtccataccggctataacaatactagcgcaaccctatcagctacgaccataacggctacaacaatattagccgcatctttatcagctacatccataccggctataacaatactagccgcatctttatcagctacgaccataacggctacaacaatactagccgcatctttatcagctacgaccatacgggctacaatataccagctacaatgacgaccacagggcagcgaacataggcctgcggccaggccaattgcgacaacgaatatcagcggttaaagcggtgagttcgttccaatactaaactaaatatacgtatgtgtagcctcaaccttgttctttagcaagctgcatccacttgtagtaaagttaactcattataccatgcaaaaaaaagtagacgtaacgtaaagtgaagtaaaggctccattactgatacttagcatagacttgacttgacttggcgtaaacttggcaacttagcaacgattatactccacttagcgcatacaatctggcatcataatcagctgttttctagctgtcattttattgtgaaatatttgctacaaaaagtgatgatttttaaacaaagttaatttttagtactacaattaatttatgagtgtaaaaattgtttgaaacaaTCAGTAACCGTTCATTAATGGTAATAACTGATAGTGTAGTTCCGTAGTGGCATATTTTTGGTAGAAGCCATCATTGCCAATTTTGTTTGACCAAAGGtacacaaatattattaatcgtgCAAAAGTATAAAGATtagtggtaatagtctagttgaggggtcgactgctaatacgctaccaaaaatatcgagtgaggtgtctaAAGACGTgaattaatctcgagaacaataatccgaaggcggaaaagaaaaattttatctctgtccggagatatttgcagatgaagttggcgattttcatgttgttgttgtaaccacCAAAAAATTGtcaacataagtgttttgcgcggatatagttttggtctccaaaccggtgttggacccacccagggtaattttttataagcgcggccgaaggcctccaaTGCAGGAAAGTGTTCTGGAGGGACCCGCggttaatttttcggtttttcgttaatatcttttgaacgagttaaaatttttattttccgccttcggattattaatactgatgtcaagacgtaTCGTTTGACACCtccccgatatttttggtagcttattagcagtcgacccctcaactagactattgccAGATTAGTATAAAGAAATAATATCTAATATTAAAGGAAGGAATATATGTGTATTAATGTGCATCATGTTTCCAAACCTacaaaaaagatggagactgttCCTTGTGCTTCACTATTCTTTCGACATcaactttatattttaatttgggtagtagtgcagtttaggggcccaccctaaagttgtgccaagattttcgagtgaggtatcaaaagacgcgtattaatctcgggaacaataatccgaagtcggaaaagaaaaattttatctctgtccggagatatttgcagttgaagttggagatttgcatgtggttgttgttgtgtgtacccccaaaaaaattgtgcaccaccgtggtggtagccacggctatacacccggacttggcatggcgtagcccagggttatttttcataagcgcggccgaaggccgccaacgcagaaagttgttctgcgcaaaaatactatggttcccaaccccggtttcggaggtacccgcgggtcttttttgggttttcgttaatatcctttgaacgagttaaaattttcattttccgccttcggattattaatactgatgtcaagatgcgtcgtttgacacctctctcgatatttttggtagcgtattagcagtcgacccctcaactagacttttacctaatATTGATTTAATAATTATTTCGTTCTTCAAGGTCTACATACATTAGCAAGAAAATGGACCCAGACGCTTTCCTGGATTTTGCCTTTTTAAACGTTCTCCGTATTTACCAACAACAGCAGGCATCGAGAAGAATCCGCCGGTGGGCTGTCCACCCAGCAAATATGGATCGAAACACCAACGGATATTTTGCAAGGGTGTTCTTAATAAGTAAGGAAGATGACGATAAACTGTTCGGCCTGACCAGAATGCGTCGCCCAATTTTCGACTTGCTTCTTAGTTTGGTTAGGGGATTTCTTGAAAACCCCAAGCAGCAAATTTGTGCTGAAGAGCGTATAGCTATAACAGTAATATAAATGAAATCtgcttttcatacatatatacataatattaaGGATTAACGAAAAAGtacatttacattttcttttttttttggttaggtATCTCGCTCACGGAACTTCTTTTGAATTTATTGCCTCCATGCATAAGTTAGGAAGGACCACTGTACGGAATATAGTGCTGGAAACCTGTGAGGTATTATGGAACGTTTTATCTCCAGTGTACCTCAGTGAACCGTCCACGTCACAGTACCTGGACATTGCGCAAGATTTTCTAAGGCTGTGGAACATTCCAAACTGTGTGGGAGCTATCGATGGAAAACACATCGCCATCAAATGTCCCAATAATTCGGGGTCATTATACTTCAACtataaaaaatttcatagtaTAGTACTAATGGCTACTTGTGATGCAAAATACACATTTACTTCTGCTACTATTGGAAGCTATGGTGGACAAAGTGATGGAGGTAGTCAATCccattttaaatgtttttaacttATCTGATTTCTTCTTTTTAAAGGTATTTTCCAGCAAACCGCGTTTGGTCGTTCACTGCTTCAGAACAGTTTGCCATTACCTCCAAACGCTCCTCTTTGGAATGGTTCAGGTGTGGACTTCCCTTACTTTTTTGTAGGGGATGCAGCATTCCCTTTGAAGGAGAATTTAATGCGTCCTTACCCTGGGAATCAACTACCACATATCAAAGCCATATTCAACTACCGTCAATCTCGAGCACGTCGagtaattgaaaatagttttggaaTTTTAAGTGCACGCTGGCGTGTTTTACATAAACCTATAGAGTCTTCCCCGGATCATTGCGAGATAATAGTTTTAGCCTGCCTAGTCCTACACAATTTTATCATGCTCAATGACCATCATCGCTGGTATTGTCCGGATGATTTTGTAGATACGGACAACTCTGAGCAAACACAAAACGGAGGATGGCGTATTGATGTAGAGATTGCAGGTGGCCCATTGCCTTCAATTACGTCATCTCGACGAAACGCTTCCACGGCTGCATTCCGTCTCAGAGATATTTTAGCGGATTATTTCATTAATCAAGGAGCAGTTCCCTTCCAGAACAGATTAAGTCAATTATAATGACTTCCTATGGAGCTTCTAAAAAATGTGGATACGGCCAACTTCACCTCTACATCAACAAAAATTATACTAATACAATGAAAATATACATCTAAGAATATAactgaaaagttttaaatatatttatattaatgaaAATCGGTTACGATCCCTGATGTGTATGACCTAAAAATTAATAactatttttgtaaattcaagACCGAAATAactattttgtaataaatttttacaaaaattcttATTTCGGTCTTGAGGgcgaaaaattataattaatttatCCTTTTACTTTTACtataaaagtagaaaataatagttttaaatttttccttttataaAAGTCAAAATAATAGATGTTTTTTTACCTTTCccctaaaagtaaaaaataatatatagtTTTTACTAGTCCAAAaagtaaaattgttttcaattatatttgaCATTTATACGAAGAGTacttttaactattatttttgacttttataaaaaaattttaaaaattacttttatatttgaaatatgcGCGTCAAAAGAAACGGGGCTATTGTTTGTATTACACGAATTCG from Eurosta solidaginis isolate ZX-2024a chromosome 3, ASM4086904v1, whole genome shotgun sequence includes these protein-coding regions:
- the LOC137246504 gene encoding putative nuclease HARBI1, producing MHKLGRTTVRNIVLETCEVLWNVLSPVYLSEPSTSQYLDIAQDFLRLWNIPNCVGAIDGKHIAIKCPNNSGSLYFNYKKFHSIVLMATCDAKYTFTSATIGSYGGQSDGGIFQQTAFGRSLLQNSLPLPPNAPLWNGSGVDFPYFFVGDAAFPLKENLMRPYPGNQLPHIKAIFNYRQSRARRVIENSFGILSARWRVLHKPIESSPDHCEIIVLACLVLHNFIMLNDHHRWYCPDDFVDTDNSEQTQNGGWRIDVEIAGGPLPSITSSRRNASTAAFRLRDILADYFINQGAVPFQNRLSQL